The window GAGGTAGGCTCGTCAAGGAAGAGCACCGGCGTGTTAGTGATTAGCTCCATCGCGATGTTGACCCGCTTACGCTGTCCACCGCTCAGAACTTTTTTCTCCGGTGATCCGATGAGCGTGTTCTTCTTATCCAGGATGCCAAGCTCATCGAGAATCTTGTCGATGCGCGCCTCAATCTCGTCATCACGCAGATCGGTGCGGAGCTTGGTCGAGAAGTAAAGCGCCTCCCTAACCGTCAGCTGCGAGTGAACAATGTCATCTTGCGGGACATATCCCATCTGCTGACGGAATTGATCGTAGGACTGGTAAAGATCTACGCCATTGAATAGAACGCTGCCGCTCTCCGGCGGAGTGTAGCCGTTCAGTGCCTTGAGGAACGTGGTCTTGCCCGCGCCCGCCGGGCCCATCAACGCAACCATCTCCGACGGATAGACCGTGAGAGAGATGGGATCGAGAAGGCGCTTCCCCCCAACTGCAACACACACACCAACTGCGGAGATAGAGACGTTGCCATGGTACTCGCGACGTTCCAGCTTGCCGTTAGCCACCAGCCTGAACTGAAAGCCGCCCAGACCGATCTCCTGACCCTCACGAACTTCGGTTCTGCCGTTAATGCGGATGCCATTGAGGAACGTGCCATTTCGTGAGGACAGGTCTTCCAGAAACACAGAGCCACCCGAGCGACTGATCTTTGCGTGATGCCAGGAGACGAGCGGATCATCCAGTGGCTCGCCGCATTGAGGATCGCGGCCAAGGATGATGGTCTCTTCCTGCAGATCGACAGGTTGTGCGGCGGGCGCGCCGATTGCCGTAACTGAGCTGTTGAGCAACCGCGAAGCGGGAACTTTCAGCGATCCCAGATAAACGTCATCGGTCATCTGAATGCGGCTTCGCGAGATTTTGTTGCCGATCTGGTTCAGCGACGTGCCATTGCTTGAGCGAAGATCCTCGATAAAGAGCTCGCCATTCTCCGAGAGGATGCGCGCATGTTCCCACGAGATCATGGGAAGATCGATGACGACGTCGGAATCGGGAGAGCGACCGATCCGAATAGTACGCGTGGACGACAACGACGAAGAAGCCGGCATAATCTATTCCTTGCACGTCAGGTCGAGCAGAAAATTAATCAAATTTGCCCGACCATAGAACGGATACGGCGCCCAGGGTAGGATGTCGAGACGCAATCTAAGGCTGAAAACTTATATCGTCACTCACCTTGATGACCGCCGTTCCGGTATACGTTGCGGTCGCTGTCTTATCGTCGGCTTCGGTGATCTTTGCCTCTCCAAGTTTGTCGCTCAACACCTTGATAACAGCTCCGGTCTTGGGGTCCTTAATCTTCCGCGTAGGTCTGGTGATCAGTACCGTGTCGCCTACCTTGACGCCACCCGTGGTCCCGACAGTGAGAATAAGCGTCGTACCGGAGACATCTGCAACAGCGCCGGTGTAGCTGGTCCGCGGAACCACAGGAGTGGGCGGTGGTGGCGGTGCTGCAGCTACTGCCGGTAGAGGTGCCGCTTCAATCTGAGTGACCACCTGGGTCACTGCCTGCGTTGTAGCGTCATTAATCGCGGGTGTGGCAAAGTCGCTCGCAGTTGTTGTGCTGGTCATGCCCCCGGTGTTCGAGTCGGTCGTGGTCTTGGTCGATGTCCCGGAGCCCGTCGCCGAAGCGAGAATGGAGCCCGTGCTGGTATCGATCATCCGGGCTGTAACTCCAACCGTTACCGTAGAGGTCTTTTGATTATTTGCCACCGGCATAGGGATGCCATGAATCTTGATGGGAATGTTCGTAGCCTTCTTCGACGATTCGCCACCGAACTGCGTAATGGATCCGATCACAATTGCATCCACGCCGGCGATCTTTCCCAACTTCACAGCAGTGCTTGGATCGGCTCGGTCACTATTCGAGAAGTTCTGTTCCTTGATGATCTTGTCGAGCGCTGCCCGTTCGATGACGATGAATTTTCCATCAGTGACCAATCGGTTGATGATCAAGTCGGCGAGAGTCGCTCCCAAATCATTCTGCATGCCGAACTGGGAAGCCGCCTTCTGTTTCGCGTCAGGGCTAACATCCAGACTCATGACAGCAATGCGTCTGCGCTGTTGCTGCGCAACCATCGAGGTCACCGCACAGACACCCATCAGCGTCAGTACAAGCAACGTCCTGACATTCTTAGAAGGAAGACGAGACGTACGGGAGGCCCCAGGTCTGTTCATCGGACTCACCTCAATAACAATTCAACGTCCTAAAAATGTTTCGAGCTGCTTCACGTCTGTCTCGGTCAGCGCCGCATAGCGAGACGCGCGATCCGGATCCTGCTGAGCGAATGCCTGTTTTGCTTTGCCGAGATTGGTATTCATGCTCATCTGGCGAGCAACGATATCTCCACGCAGCGCCAACCCATCCTTCTGCATGGAATGCTGCATTGTGTTCAGGCTGTTATTGACAGCAGAGGCCCGGTTGTTGAGCTGATCAATCTGTGGCTCCAGCTCGTCGAGCTTGCTCTTCTGCTCCGTGGTGAGCTTCGGCTGTTCCGGTGTCTGCGCCCCGTTCAAAACAACGACTGCGGTACCGTTCGCCATAATACTCGGCCTCTGCGATGGTACAGCCGTCGGCATCTGCGCCTTGAGCGTCGCCGGAGGCACCTTCGCGACAGGACGCGCAGCATGGGGTGTAGGAGCGGGCGGAGCAGTCACGACTTTTTCTGGCGCCGCCGCCACCGGTTTCGGCTTCGCATCGTCCGATGGATGCGACATCCGATAGATCGGCACCGCTGCCGCCGCAACCGCTACAACCGCGCCGCACATCGCGTAAATTGCCGTGTTCTTCTTTTTATCCCGGACCGCGAGGGCAACAGGCGGTTGGGAGGAGACAGGAGAGCTGGCAACTTCAGTCATCCTGCGCTCGTCACGCGCATTCGCCACGAGCATGGTTGGCTGATGACTCTCCACAATCGTCGCGGGGCGCCCCTTCACGACCGATATCGCGTGGCCCTCAACCATCGTCAACACGGGCGGTTCCATCATCGTCCCACCACCCGGAACAGGCGTTACGTTCACACTGCGAAGCGCTTCGCGAAGATCCTCGGCCTTTTGAAAGCGATCCTCGGGTGCCTTGGCAATCGTCTTCATGATGATCTCGCTCAGGCGCGCCGGCATCCACGGCTGGATCTCAATAGGATTCTTCGGCATCTCCTTGACGTGTGCCGCCATCAACTCAAAATCGCTCGAAGCA is drawn from Edaphobacter lichenicola and contains these coding sequences:
- a CDS encoding CsgG/HfaB family protein produces the protein MNRPGASRTSRLPSKNVRTLLVLTLMGVCAVTSMVAQQQRRRIAVMSLDVSPDAKQKAASQFGMQNDLGATLADLIINRLVTDGKFIVIERAALDKIIKEQNFSNSDRADPSTAVKLGKIAGVDAIVIGSITQFGGESSKKATNIPIKIHGIPMPVANNQKTSTVTVGVTARMIDTSTGSILASATGSGTSTKTTTDSNTGGMTSTTTASDFATPAINDATTQAVTQVVTQIEAAPLPAVAAAPPPPPTPVVPRTSYTGAVADVSGTTLILTVGTTGGVKVGDTVLITRPTRKIKDPKTGAVIKVLSDKLGEAKITEADDKTATATYTGTAVIKVSDDISFQP
- a CDS encoding serine/threonine protein kinase: MQGEVNQRLGDYEILGVLGAGGMGRVYRVRHVISDRIEAMKILLPDLAGRQDLADRFLREIKLVASLNHPNIATLCTALTIDNQLVMVMEFVDGVTLSQKLEAGPIRIPDALGYLDQGLSALGYAHSKGIIHRDIKPANMMLTPSGVVKLMDFGIAHAETQRALTQTGTTLGSIDYMSPEQIMGQATDARSDLYSVGVSCYEMVTGQRPFRASSDFELMAAHVKEMPKNPIEIQPWMPARLSEIIMKTIAKAPEDRFQKAEDLREALRSVNVTPVPGGGTMMEPPVLTMVEGHAISVVKGRPATIVESHQPTMLVANARDERRMTEVASSPVSSQPPVALAVRDKKKNTAIYAMCGAVVAVAAAAVPIYRMSHPSDDAKPKPVAAAPEKVVTAPPAPTPHAARPVAKVPPATLKAQMPTAVPSQRPSIMANGTAVVVLNGAQTPEQPKLTTEQKSKLDELEPQIDQLNNRASAVNNSLNTMQHSMQKDGLALRGDIVARQMSMNTNLGKAKQAFAQQDPDRASRYAALTETDVKQLETFLGR